In a single window of the Candidatus Dependentiae bacterium genome:
- a CDS encoding transketolase, which yields MKNEIKKFIQSRAALLRIDSIKATTASKSGHPTTCMSAADIMAVLFFYVMKFDPKNHQNPNNDRFILSKGHAAPILYAVWKELGVISESDLLSLRKIDSVFEGHPTPRFEYNEAATGSLGQGLSIGLGMALNATISKLDYKTYVLLGDGETAEGSVWEAAELASHYNLNNLVAIVDCNRLGQSGESIDDHHTEIYARKFEAFGWSSFAIDGHNIDQILETFEKIKSIKDKPVAIIAKTFKGYGLENIQNKNGFHGKPFNDEEAKAAIQEIKNKFLKEESNFKFAPNLPNKSENILKKENIKIDLTISQYKDLFEKGKELASREAFGYALSDLGNVSQNVVTLDADVNNSTYTNFFKKNHESRFIQCFIAEQNMVSIATGLQGRGKIPFAATFGAFFSRAFDQIRMAGIGRNALRLCGSHCGVSIGEDGPSQMALEDIAMFRTIPNSIVFYPSDGVSTYKLTELMANYNDGVSYIRTTRGKTPVIYGKDEKFEIGGCKVLRQSKNDKACIIAAGITLFEALKAYEELKNKGIFVSVIDLYSVKPLDIATIIKVAKESGSKIVTVEDHYLAGGIGEAVSTSVANEKFEITNLYVDKLPRSGKPEELLQFEGIDSKSIVKLFE from the coding sequence ATGAAAAATGAAATTAAAAAATTTATACAAAGCAGAGCTGCTTTACTTAGAATTGATTCAATAAAAGCTACAACAGCTTCAAAATCTGGCCATCCTACTACTTGCATGTCTGCTGCAGATATTATGGCAGTTTTATTTTTTTATGTTATGAAATTTGATCCTAAAAATCATCAAAACCCAAACAATGATCGTTTTATTTTGTCCAAAGGTCACGCAGCTCCTATTTTGTATGCTGTATGGAAAGAGCTTGGTGTAATTTCTGAAAGCGATTTACTTTCTCTGCGCAAAATTGATTCGGTTTTTGAGGGACATCCAACTCCTCGCTTTGAATATAATGAAGCTGCAACAGGTTCCTTAGGACAGGGACTTTCGATTGGTTTGGGAATGGCATTGAATGCAACAATATCCAAATTAGATTACAAAACGTATGTTCTTTTGGGCGATGGAGAAACTGCGGAAGGTTCTGTTTGGGAAGCAGCAGAACTTGCAAGCCATTACAATTTAAATAATTTGGTTGCGATTGTTGACTGTAACCGTTTGGGGCAATCTGGCGAATCGATAGATGATCATCATACTGAAATATATGCAAGAAAATTTGAAGCTTTTGGATGGAGTTCATTTGCTATTGATGGACATAATATTGATCAAATTTTGGAAACATTTGAAAAAATAAAATCGATCAAAGATAAACCGGTTGCGATTATTGCAAAAACATTCAAAGGTTATGGTCTTGAAAATATTCAAAATAAAAATGGATTTCATGGTAAACCATTTAATGACGAAGAGGCAAAAGCTGCGATCCAAGAAATAAAAAATAAATTTTTAAAAGAAGAATCGAACTTTAAATTTGCTCCAAATTTGCCAAATAAATCTGAAAATATTTTGAAAAAAGAAAATATCAAAATTGATTTAACTATTTCACAGTACAAAGATCTTTTTGAAAAAGGCAAAGAGCTTGCAAGCCGTGAAGCGTTTGGTTATGCGCTTTCAGATTTAGGTAACGTTTCTCAAAATGTTGTTACCCTTGATGCGGATGTGAATAATTCAACGTATACAAATTTTTTCAAAAAAAATCATGAAAGCAGATTTATCCAATGTTTTATTGCCGAGCAAAATATGGTAAGTATTGCAACCGGACTTCAAGGCAGAGGTAAAATACCTTTTGCTGCAACTTTTGGTGCATTTTTTAGTCGTGCATTTGATCAGATTCGCATGGCTGGAATTGGTCGAAATGCGTTAAGATTATGCGGTTCACACTGTGGGGTTTCGATAGGGGAAGATGGTCCATCGCAAATGGCGCTTGAAGATATTGCCATGTTTAGAACCATTCCAAATTCTATTGTTTTTTACCCTAGCGATGGCGTTTCAACCTATAAACTTACAGAGCTGATGGCAAATTATAATGATGGTGTTTCATACATTCGAACCACTCGTGGCAAAACTCCGGTAATTTATGGTAAAGATGAAAAGTTCGAAATAGGTGGATGCAAAGTTTTGCGCCAGAGCAAAAATGATAAAGCTTGTATCATTGCTGCAGGTATTACTTTATTCGAAGCTCTTAAAGCTTATGAAGAATTGAAAAATAAAGGAATTTTTGTTTCTGTGATAGATCTTTACTCAGTTAAACCTCTTGATATTGCAACAATCATAAAAGTTGCAAAAGAGTCGGGAAGCAAAATTGTAACCGTTGAAGATCATTACTTAGCAGGCGGAATTGGTGAAGCTGTTTCTACTTCTGTTGCAAATGAGAAATTTGAAATTACAAATCTTTATGTTGATAAACTTCCAAGATCTGGAAAACCCGAAGAGCTTTTACAGTTTGAAGGAATTGATAGCAAATCGATTGTTAAATTATTTGAGTAG
- a CDS encoding 2,3-bisphosphoglycerate-independent phosphoglycerate mutase (catalyzes the interconversion of 2-phosphoglycerate and 3-phosphoglycerate), giving the protein MENLKKAPVFLVILDGFGFNSLQDGNAIAAAKMPTWNSWLKKYPNTLLNASGGAVGLPEGFMGNSEVGHLTIGSGRVVKSVLAKVDDAIKDGSFVKNEKILNLFKKLKDENKSLHLMGLLSDAGVHSHIDHLFAFLEMAKNVGLKNVYVHPFLDGRDTSPKSATKYLNQLESFLQKIGIGKIASLHGRFYAMDRDRNWDRVEKSCNILTQPEIVSTEMNWQEALKKSYENGDSDEFVKPILLDEKGRVQSGDGVVFFNFRPDRARELTECLTNPNFKLFKVNKDLKLSFFVCMSCYASNLNAFVLFDEDEVKIQNTFLNVLVKNNKKIFAIAETEKYAHVTYFFNGMNEENLPNEIRILIPSVKTKNYIQCPQMSANEITQKIVESLNDDVCDFYLVNYANADMVGHSADFEATIKACEVLDQQLTILYKEVVLNKNGILFVTADHGNAECVLDEQGNPKSCHTTNPVPFMAVSKEPLNIKIAAPIKLGISSIAPTILKFMKLDIPKEMTDKTIF; this is encoded by the coding sequence ATGGAAAATTTGAAAAAAGCGCCTGTTTTTTTAGTCATTTTGGATGGTTTTGGTTTTAATTCTTTGCAAGATGGAAATGCTATAGCTGCTGCGAAAATGCCTACTTGGAACTCTTGGCTCAAAAAATATCCTAATACATTACTTAATGCTTCAGGAGGCGCTGTTGGATTACCGGAAGGTTTTATGGGGAACTCAGAGGTTGGACATTTAACCATAGGGTCCGGACGAGTTGTTAAAAGCGTTCTTGCAAAAGTTGATGATGCTATAAAAGATGGATCTTTTGTTAAAAATGAAAAGATCTTAAATCTTTTTAAAAAATTAAAAGATGAAAATAAATCGCTTCATTTGATGGGTTTACTTTCTGATGCCGGAGTGCATAGCCATATCGATCATTTATTTGCATTTTTAGAAATGGCCAAAAATGTAGGACTAAAAAATGTTTATGTACATCCATTTTTGGACGGACGTGATACTTCTCCAAAATCTGCAACTAAATATTTAAATCAATTAGAATCATTTTTACAAAAAATTGGAATAGGCAAAATAGCTTCTCTTCATGGTCGTTTTTATGCGATGGACCGCGACAGAAATTGGGATAGGGTAGAAAAAAGTTGCAATATATTGACTCAGCCAGAAATCGTTTCAACTGAAATGAATTGGCAAGAAGCTTTGAAAAAATCTTATGAAAATGGTGATAGTGATGAATTTGTAAAACCTATCTTGCTTGATGAAAAAGGAAGAGTACAGAGTGGAGACGGTGTTGTTTTTTTTAATTTTAGACCTGATAGAGCAAGAGAGCTTACTGAATGTTTAACGAATCCTAATTTTAAATTGTTTAAAGTAAATAAGGATTTGAAATTATCATTTTTTGTTTGTATGTCTTGTTATGCATCAAATCTAAATGCGTTTGTTTTGTTCGATGAAGATGAAGTTAAAATACAAAATACTTTTTTGAATGTTTTAGTGAAAAATAATAAAAAAATATTTGCTATAGCAGAAACGGAGAAGTATGCGCATGTTACGTATTTTTTCAATGGAATGAATGAAGAAAATTTGCCAAACGAAATTCGAATTTTAATTCCTTCTGTAAAAACCAAAAATTATATTCAATGTCCGCAAATGTCAGCAAATGAGATAACACAAAAAATAGTAGAATCGTTAAACGATGATGTTTGTGATTTTTATTTAGTAAATTATGCTAATGCTGATATGGTTGGCCATAGCGCAGATTTTGAGGCTACGATAAAAGCATGCGAAGTTTTGGATCAACAACTTACAATTTTGTATAAAGAAGTTGTTTTAAATAAAAATGGAATTTTGTTTGTAACTGCAGATCATGGAAATGCAGAATGTGTTCTTGATGAACAAGGTAATCCAAAAAGTTGTCACACGACCAATCCTGTTCCTTTTATGGCCGTATCAAAAGAACCTTTAAATATTAAAATTGCAGCCCCAATAAAGCTTGGAATTTCGTCCATAGCGCCAACAATTTTGAAATTTATGAAACTTGATATTCCAAAAGAAATGACAGACAAAACAATTTTTTAA
- a CDS encoding GNAT family N-acetyltransferase, translated as MEKLNFVIESFQTKYQNQVIDLISNIQQNEFFIKITPAEQPDLKNISEFYQKNNGNFWIATCGDKVIGTIALLDIENNKAALRKMFVDKDYRGKEIGIAKQLLDNLLDWAKEHNIKTIFLGTTPAFLAAHRFYEKNGFTEITEQDLPKNFPIINVDKKFYKKSL; from the coding sequence ATGGAAAAATTAAACTTTGTTATAGAGTCATTTCAAACCAAATATCAAAATCAAGTAATAGACCTAATTTCAAACATTCAGCAAAATGAATTCTTTATAAAAATCACACCAGCAGAGCAACCGGATCTAAAAAATATTTCAGAGTTTTATCAAAAAAATAATGGAAACTTTTGGATTGCAACTTGCGGTGATAAAGTCATTGGTACAATTGCTCTACTTGATATTGAAAATAATAAAGCAGCTTTAAGAAAAATGTTTGTAGATAAAGATTATAGAGGTAAAGAAATAGGAATCGCAAAACAACTTCTTGATAATCTTTTAGATTGGGCAAAAGAGCACAATATTAAAACAATATTTCTTGGAACGACTCCTGCATTTCTCGCCGCACACAGATTTTACGAAAAAAATGGTTTTACCGAAATAACAGAGCAAGATCTTCCTAAAAATTTTCCAATCATTAATGTGGACAAAAAATTCTATAAAAAATCGTTGTAA
- a CDS encoding asparagine--tRNA ligase, with the protein MITKIKSITTNSLGKDLLVKGWIKSSRNLKDFSFVEINDGSCFSNLQVVVDAKIENYEEIMKKATTGASISVFGDLVKSPGKEQSFELHAKKVEIIGECDPEIYPLQKKHHTFEFLRTIAHIRPRTNTLGAVTRVRSALSFATHKFFQENGFLYIQTPIITASDCEGAGQMFKVSTLDFEKLPKDKIGKIDYEQDFFAKPAFLTVSGQLEGECYACSLGNIYTFGPTFRAENSNTARHLAEFWMIEPEMAFAELVDDMNCAENYLKFCVKYALDNCMEDLQFFDKMISKGLIDRLNHIVEQPFERLPYTKAIEILKNADKKFEFPIEWGSDLQSEHERYLVEEYFKKPVILINYPKEIKSFYMKQNEDGKTVAAMDVLVGGIGEIIGGSQREDNLQLLEKRMDELGLDKQNYWWYLELRKFGSVPHAGFGLGFERLIRLVTGMENIRDVIAFPRYPGHAEF; encoded by the coding sequence ATGATCACAAAAATCAAATCAATCACGACAAATAGTTTGGGTAAGGATCTTCTTGTCAAAGGATGGATCAAAAGTTCTAGAAATCTTAAAGATTTTTCGTTTGTCGAAATTAATGATGGTTCTTGTTTTTCCAACTTGCAAGTTGTTGTTGATGCTAAAATTGAAAATTATGAAGAGATAATGAAAAAAGCTACAACTGGAGCTTCTATCTCTGTTTTTGGAGATTTAGTAAAAAGTCCAGGGAAAGAACAATCGTTTGAACTTCATGCAAAAAAAGTAGAAATAATTGGTGAATGTGATCCTGAAATTTATCCATTGCAAAAAAAACATCATACATTTGAATTCTTAAGAACTATCGCACATATTCGTCCTCGCACAAATACTTTGGGTGCTGTGACTCGCGTTCGAAGTGCACTTTCTTTTGCTACGCACAAATTTTTTCAAGAAAATGGATTTTTATATATTCAAACTCCGATTATTACTGCATCCGACTGTGAAGGTGCAGGACAGATGTTTAAAGTTTCAACTTTGGATTTTGAAAAGTTGCCAAAAGATAAAATCGGTAAAATTGATTATGAACAAGATTTTTTTGCAAAGCCTGCTTTTTTAACAGTCTCAGGGCAGCTTGAAGGCGAATGTTATGCATGTTCCTTAGGAAATATTTACACATTTGGCCCGACGTTTAGAGCTGAAAATTCAAACACTGCACGGCATTTGGCAGAGTTTTGGATGATCGAACCTGAGATGGCATTTGCAGAACTTGTTGATGATATGAATTGTGCAGAAAATTATTTAAAATTTTGCGTTAAGTATGCATTAGATAATTGCATGGAAGATTTACAATTTTTTGACAAGATGATTTCCAAAGGTTTGATTGACCGTTTAAATCATATAGTTGAGCAACCATTTGAAAGGTTACCTTATACCAAAGCGATAGAAATTTTAAAAAATGCTGACAAAAAATTTGAATTTCCAATTGAGTGGGGATCTGATTTGCAGTCCGAGCATGAAAGATATTTGGTTGAAGAATATTTCAAAAAACCTGTCATTTTGATCAACTATCCAAAAGAGATTAAATCTTTTTACATGAAACAAAACGAGGACGGTAAAACTGTAGCAGCTATGGATGTTTTAGTTGGTGGAATTGGAGAAATTATTGGCGGTAGTCAGCGTGAAGACAATTTACAATTGCTTGAAAAACGCATGGATGAGCTTGGACTTGATAAACAAAATTATTGGTGGTATTTGGAATTGCGCAAATTCGGATCTGTTCCTCATGCAGGTTTTGGATTGGGATTTGAAAGACTTATTAGACTTGTGACAGGCATGGAAAATATTCGTGATGTTATAGCATTCCCTCGTTATCCTGGTCATGCAGAATTTTAA
- the rsmA gene encoding ribosomal RNA small subunit methyltransferase A codes for MKKHQKFDKKPYFSYHNRDENDGFPRKKKAYGQHFLRKQSVVDHMIAEVKIDENTTIMEIGCGDGFLTESILSQTNCKNLICYEIDPEWAEVVRNKISDPRLEIIEKNILEVEFESLKEKQPLVILANLPYQITFPIFFLFLKHKHLFNEGVVMIQEEVAQKIVSKTGKSYSATSLFLQNHFEFKLLEKVEPGAFSPPPKVFSRLIYFKPKSETLQIPQEENFWKFLKLCFHQPRRTLRNNLVSNHYSLETFSEKFLNSRAQQLSIHDFLEAWSKLI; via the coding sequence ATGAAAAAACACCAAAAATTCGATAAAAAACCATATTTTTCTTATCACAATCGCGACGAAAATGATGGATTTCCAAGAAAAAAGAAAGCCTACGGTCAGCATTTTTTGAGGAAACAATCAGTCGTTGACCATATGATTGCTGAAGTAAAAATTGATGAAAACACAACAATTATGGAAATCGGGTGTGGTGACGGATTTTTAACTGAGTCAATTTTATCTCAAACAAACTGTAAAAACTTAATTTGCTACGAAATTGATCCAGAATGGGCAGAAGTTGTAAGAAATAAAATATCAGATCCAAGACTCGAAATTATAGAAAAAAATATCTTAGAAGTTGAGTTTGAAAGTTTAAAAGAAAAACAACCACTCGTTATACTCGCAAACCTTCCATATCAAATAACATTTCCAATATTTTTCTTATTTTTGAAACATAAACATCTTTTCAATGAAGGTGTTGTAATGATTCAAGAAGAAGTTGCACAAAAAATAGTTTCCAAAACTGGAAAAAGTTACAGCGCAACAAGTTTATTTTTACAAAATCATTTCGAATTCAAATTGCTAGAAAAAGTAGAACCGGGAGCATTTAGCCCACCGCCAAAAGTTTTTTCACGTCTGATTTATTTCAAACCAAAAAGCGAAACTCTGCAAATACCACAAGAAGAGAATTTTTGGAAATTTCTAAAACTTTGTTTCCATCAACCACGAAGAACCCTAAGAAATAACTTGGTATCAAATCATTACAGTCTTGAAACTTTTTCAGAAAAATTTTTAAATTCTCGCGCTCAGCAACTTTCAATACATGATTTTTTAGAAGCTTGGTCTAAATTAATTTAA